In Prosthecomicrobium sp. N25, one DNA window encodes the following:
- a CDS encoding formate dehydrogenase subunit alpha: protein MLTRRKDAEKRTTRLGEVFAAAAAAGTMDRRAFLRRSGLTAGGLAAVGSLGLGTVRKAEAGPMTPGAPVELKKNICTHCSVGCTVIAEVQNGVWVGQEPAWDSPINRGSHCAKGASVRELVHGDRRLKYPLKLVDGQWKRMEWKDAISEIGDKMLAIREKSGPDSMFLLGSAKFSNEGAYLFRKFAAFWGTNSVDHQARICHSTTVAGVANTWGYGAQTNSYNDIRNAKTMIIMGGNPAEAHPVSLQHVLTGKELNRANMIVIDPRLTRTAAHATEYVRIRPGTDIPVMWGILWHVFKNGWEDKDFIAKRVYGMDDVRKEVEKWTPDEVERVTGVPGAQLEKVAKMFATEKPSTLIWCMGATQKTVGTANVRAYCTLLLATGNVGAYGTGANIFRGHCNVQGATDLGLDVTSLPLYYGLTEGAWKHWSRVWEVEYDWLASRFDVIKGADGKDVKQMEQSGIPTTRWFDAVTMPKDKLAQRDNIKGMFVMGHGGNTVTRMPEMVKGLEALDLLVVCDPHPTTFAAVSNRKNGTYLLPISTQFECAGSRTASNRSIQWGEKVVDPIFESANDYWVIYEFAKKLGFADRMFKNIKTVKGKFGEEPEPESILREINRGGWSTGYCGQSPERLKAHMANQGDFDLVTLRAKSGPNAGDYYGLPWPCWGPPEMKHPGTHTLYNTNLHVKDGGGTFRARFGVERVLKVKEKDATGAEVEKEVKHNILAEGSWSLGSEIQDGYPEFTMGVLKKLGWDKDLTEQELAVIQRVGGNAIDSVSWATDLSGGIQRVAIAHGCLPYGNAKARANAWNLPDPIPVHREPIYTVRPDLVAKYPTRPDFASFRMQNIGGTLQKAAVDKKVSLEFPIILTSGRLVEYEGGGEETRSNKWLAELQQDMFVEINPADANDRGIKDGQWVWVTGPESGSKARVKALVTERVGKGVAFMPFHFAGWFLGEDQRKNYPAGTDPIVLGESVNALTTYGYDPVTAMQETKVTLCQIRAA, encoded by the coding sequence ATGCTGACACGTCGCAAGGACGCCGAGAAGCGCACGACCCGGCTCGGGGAGGTGTTCGCCGCCGCCGCCGCCGCCGGCACCATGGACCGCCGCGCCTTCCTGCGCCGCTCCGGCCTGACCGCCGGCGGACTGGCCGCCGTGGGCTCGCTGGGGCTCGGCACGGTCCGCAAGGCCGAGGCCGGGCCGATGACGCCCGGCGCGCCCGTCGAGCTGAAGAAGAATATCTGCACCCACTGCTCGGTCGGCTGCACTGTCATCGCCGAGGTCCAGAACGGCGTCTGGGTCGGCCAGGAGCCGGCCTGGGACAGCCCGATCAACCGCGGCTCGCACTGCGCCAAGGGCGCCTCGGTGCGTGAACTCGTCCACGGCGACCGGCGTCTGAAATACCCGCTCAAGCTGGTCGACGGCCAGTGGAAGCGCATGGAGTGGAAGGACGCCATCAGCGAGATCGGCGACAAGATGCTCGCGATCCGCGAGAAGTCTGGCCCGGACTCGATGTTCCTTCTCGGCTCCGCCAAGTTCTCCAACGAGGGCGCCTACCTGTTCCGCAAGTTCGCCGCCTTCTGGGGCACGAACTCGGTCGACCACCAGGCTCGCATCTGCCACTCGACGACCGTGGCCGGCGTCGCCAACACCTGGGGCTACGGCGCCCAGACGAACTCCTACAACGACATTCGCAATGCCAAGACCATGATCATCATGGGCGGCAACCCGGCGGAGGCGCATCCGGTCTCGCTCCAGCACGTGCTCACCGGCAAGGAGCTGAACCGCGCCAACATGATCGTCATCGACCCGCGCCTGACGCGCACGGCCGCCCATGCGACCGAGTACGTCCGCATCCGCCCGGGCACCGACATCCCGGTGATGTGGGGCATCCTCTGGCACGTCTTCAAGAACGGCTGGGAGGACAAGGACTTCATCGCCAAGCGCGTCTACGGCATGGACGACGTCCGCAAGGAGGTCGAGAAGTGGACGCCCGACGAGGTCGAGCGGGTCACCGGCGTCCCCGGCGCGCAGCTCGAGAAGGTCGCCAAGATGTTCGCGACCGAGAAGCCCTCGACGCTCATCTGGTGCATGGGTGCCACGCAGAAGACGGTCGGCACCGCCAACGTGCGCGCCTACTGCACGCTCCTCCTGGCCACCGGCAACGTCGGCGCCTACGGCACCGGCGCCAACATCTTCCGCGGCCACTGCAACGTCCAGGGCGCGACCGATCTCGGCCTCGACGTCACCAGTCTGCCGCTCTACTACGGCCTGACCGAGGGCGCCTGGAAGCACTGGTCGCGGGTCTGGGAGGTGGAGTACGACTGGCTGGCGAGCCGCTTCGACGTCATCAAGGGCGCCGACGGCAAGGACGTGAAGCAGATGGAGCAGTCGGGCATCCCGACGACCCGCTGGTTCGACGCCGTCACCATGCCCAAGGACAAGCTCGCCCAGCGCGACAACATCAAGGGCATGTTCGTCATGGGCCACGGCGGTAACACCGTGACCCGCATGCCCGAGATGGTGAAGGGCCTCGAGGCGCTCGACCTGCTGGTGGTCTGCGACCCGCACCCGACCACCTTCGCGGCCGTCTCCAACCGCAAGAACGGCACCTACCTGCTGCCGATCTCGACCCAGTTCGAGTGCGCCGGCTCGCGCACCGCGTCCAACCGCTCCATCCAGTGGGGCGAAAAGGTCGTCGACCCGATCTTCGAGAGCGCCAACGACTACTGGGTCATCTACGAGTTCGCCAAGAAGCTCGGCTTCGCCGACCGGATGTTCAAGAACATCAAGACGGTGAAGGGCAAGTTCGGCGAAGAGCCGGAACCCGAGTCGATCCTGCGCGAGATCAACCGGGGCGGCTGGTCGACCGGCTACTGCGGCCAGTCGCCGGAGCGCCTGAAGGCCCACATGGCCAACCAGGGCGACTTCGACCTCGTCACCCTGCGCGCCAAGTCCGGCCCGAACGCCGGCGACTACTACGGCCTGCCCTGGCCCTGCTGGGGCCCGCCGGAGATGAAGCATCCCGGCACCCACACCCTCTACAACACGAACCTGCACGTGAAGGACGGCGGCGGCACCTTCCGCGCCCGCTTCGGCGTCGAGCGCGTCCTCAAGGTGAAGGAGAAGGACGCCACGGGCGCCGAGGTGGAGAAGGAGGTCAAGCACAACATCCTCGCCGAAGGCTCCTGGTCGCTCGGCTCGGAGATCCAGGACGGCTACCCCGAGTTCACCATGGGGGTCCTGAAGAAGCTCGGCTGGGACAAGGACCTCACGGAACAGGAACTGGCCGTGATCCAGCGCGTCGGCGGCAATGCGATCGACTCGGTGAGCTGGGCGACCGACCTGTCCGGCGGCATCCAGCGCGTCGCCATCGCGCATGGCTGCCTGCCCTACGGCAACGCCAAGGCGCGCGCCAACGCCTGGAACCTGCCGGACCCGATCCCGGTGCACCGCGAGCCGATCTACACGGTGCGTCCCGATCTCGTCGCCAAGTATCCGACCCGGCCGGACTTCGCGTCCTTCCGCATGCAGAACATTGGCGGGACCTTGCAGAAGGCCGCTGTCGACAAGAAGGTCTCGCTGGAGTTCCCGATCATCCTCACCTCCGGCCGTCTCGTGGAATACGAGGGTGGCGGCGAGGAGACCCGGTCCAACAAGTGGCTGGCCGAACTGCAGCAGGACATGTTCGTCGAGATCAACCCGGCCGACGCCAACGACCGGGGCATCAAGGACGGGCAGTGGGTCTGGGTCACCGGCCCGGAGAGCGGCTCGAAGGCGCGCGTCAAGGCGCTCGTCACCGAGCGGGTCGGCAAGGGCGTGGCCTTCATGCCCTTCCACTTCGCCGGCTGGTTCTTGGGTGAGGACCAGCGCAAGAACTATCCCGCCGGCACCGACCCGATCGTGCTCGGCGAGAGCGTCAACGCGCTGACCACCTACGGCTACGACCCCGTCACCGCCATGCAAGAGACGAAGGTCACGCTCTGCCAGATCCGGGCGGCGTGA
- the fdh3B gene encoding formate dehydrogenase FDH3 subunit beta, translated as MARMKFLCDADRCIECNACVTACKNEHEVPWGINRRRVVTISDGKPGERSISMACMHCTDAPCKAVCPVDCFYTTADAVVLHSKDICIGCGYCFYACPFGAPQYPKVGNFGSRGKMDKCTYCAGGPEADGSKEEYVKYGANRLAEGKLPLCAEMCSTKSLLAGDGDIIAEIYKERVMKRGYGSGAWGWKTAYKETISV; from the coding sequence ATGGCTCGAATGAAGTTCCTTTGCGACGCCGACCGTTGCATCGAGTGCAACGCCTGCGTCACGGCCTGCAAGAACGAGCACGAGGTGCCCTGGGGCATCAACCGCCGGCGCGTCGTCACCATCAGCGACGGCAAGCCGGGCGAGCGCTCGATCTCCATGGCCTGCATGCACTGCACGGACGCGCCCTGCAAGGCGGTCTGCCCCGTCGACTGCTTCTACACCACGGCCGACGCCGTGGTGCTGCACTCGAAGGACATCTGCATCGGCTGCGGATACTGCTTCTACGCCTGCCCCTTCGGCGCCCCGCAGTACCCGAAGGTCGGCAACTTCGGCTCCCGCGGCAAGATGGACAAGTGCACCTATTGCGCCGGCGGTCCCGAGGCGGACGGCTCCAAGGAGGAGTACGTCAAGTACGGCGCCAACCGCCTCGCGGAGGGCAAGCTGCCGCTCTGCGCGGAGATGTGCTCGACGAAGTCGCTCCTGGCGGGTGACGGCGACATCATCGCCGAGATCTACAAGGAGCGCGTCATGAAGCGCGGCTACGGCTCCGGCGCCTGGGGCTGGAAGACGGCCTACAAGGAGACGATCTCGGTCTGA
- a CDS encoding formate dehydrogenase subunit gamma yields the protein MIPILHRLRAAAAGLLLAAGLATLAAAPAAAQSVNPTASAVKEEQLLQELQKAQGRVSIPDAKSGTLIQPQGREWRAFHEETLPKVAGAAILGGLALCVLFYLVRGKIRIDSGRSDRTITRFGGFERFVHWLTASSFLVLALSGLNVTFGKHLLLPIVGPQGFHIVSEMAKTAHNYLSFPFALGVVLMLLIWIKDNIPNGTDLGWFAKGGGILSKGHPPAGRFNGGQKVIFWTVVLGGGAIAASGYMLMFPFYVTDMAGMQLSQMVHGILAGVVTAVIIGHIYIGSVGMEGAFDAMGSGEVDLNWAREHHSLWVEEITRKDPTIVHPGGRMAPAE from the coding sequence ATGATCCCCATCCTCCATCGTCTGCGCGCCGCCGCCGCCGGCCTCCTTCTCGCCGCCGGCCTCGCCACGCTCGCCGCCGCACCCGCCGCCGCCCAGAGCGTCAACCCGACCGCCTCGGCCGTGAAGGAGGAGCAGCTCCTCCAGGAACTCCAGAAGGCGCAGGGCCGGGTCTCGATCCCGGATGCCAAGTCGGGCACGCTGATCCAGCCGCAGGGCCGGGAATGGCGGGCCTTCCACGAGGAGACCCTGCCCAAGGTCGCCGGCGCGGCCATCCTGGGCGGCCTGGCGCTCTGCGTCCTCTTCTACCTCGTGCGCGGCAAGATCCGCATCGACTCCGGCCGCTCCGACCGCACGATCACACGCTTCGGCGGCTTCGAGCGCTTCGTCCACTGGCTGACCGCGAGTTCCTTCCTCGTCCTCGCCCTGTCGGGGCTCAACGTCACCTTCGGCAAGCACCTGCTCCTGCCGATCGTCGGCCCGCAGGGCTTCCACATCGTCTCCGAGATGGCGAAGACGGCGCACAACTACCTGAGCTTCCCCTTCGCGCTCGGCGTGGTACTGATGCTGCTCATCTGGATCAAGGACAACATCCCGAACGGCACCGACCTCGGCTGGTTCGCCAAGGGCGGCGGGATCCTGTCCAAGGGCCATCCCCCGGCGGGGCGTTTCAACGGCGGCCAGAAGGTCATCTTCTGGACGGTCGTCCTCGGCGGCGGCGCCATCGCGGCCTCCGGCTACATGCTGATGTTCCCCTTCTACGTCACCGACATGGCCGGGATGCAGCTCTCCCAGATGGTCCACGGCATCCTGGCCGGCGTCGTGACCGCCGTCATCATCGGCCATATCTACATCGGCTCTGTCGGCATGGAGGGCGCGTTCGACGCCATGGGCTCCGGCGAAGTCGACCTCAACTGGGCCCGCGAGCACCACTCGCTCTGGGTCGAGGAGATCACCCGCAAGGACCCCACCATCGTCCACCCCGGCGGACGCATGGCCCCGGCGGAGTAA
- a CDS encoding substrate-binding domain-containing protein, which translates to MLRRTFLAAGLAALAGLSAGPAGAQDKFILVQSTTSTENSGLFKHLLPIFTAKTGIEVRVVAVGTGQAIKNAANGDGDVLFVHAKADEEKFVAEGGAVKRFDVMYNDFVVVGPAADPAGIAGSKDVVEAFRRIAQAKASFASRADDSGTHKAELDIWKQAGVDVKAASGGWYRETGSGMGATLNTGVGMGAYVLADRASWAAFGNKGTFKVAVEGDPKLFNQYGVMLVNPARHPRVKAGLGQQFIDWLLSKEGQAAIASYKIGGEQLFYPNASTATN; encoded by the coding sequence ATGCTGAGACGCACCTTCCTCGCCGCCGGGCTCGCGGCGCTCGCAGGACTGTCGGCGGGGCCCGCCGGCGCGCAGGACAAGTTCATCCTCGTGCAATCGACGACGTCGACCGAGAATTCAGGGCTCTTCAAGCATCTCCTGCCGATCTTCACCGCCAAGACGGGGATCGAGGTTCGGGTGGTCGCGGTCGGGACCGGCCAGGCGATCAAGAACGCCGCCAACGGCGACGGCGACGTCCTGTTCGTGCACGCCAAGGCGGACGAGGAGAAGTTCGTGGCGGAGGGCGGCGCCGTGAAGCGCTTCGACGTCATGTACAACGACTTCGTGGTGGTCGGCCCGGCGGCCGACCCGGCCGGCATCGCAGGCTCGAAGGACGTGGTCGAGGCCTTCCGCAGAATTGCCCAGGCGAAGGCATCCTTCGCGTCACGCGCCGACGACTCCGGGACCCACAAGGCCGAACTCGACATCTGGAAGCAAGCCGGCGTCGACGTGAAGGCGGCGAGCGGCGGCTGGTACCGGGAGACCGGCTCCGGCATGGGCGCCACCCTCAACACCGGCGTGGGCATGGGGGCCTACGTGCTCGCCGACCGTGCGTCCTGGGCGGCCTTCGGCAACAAGGGCACGTTCAAGGTGGCGGTCGAGGGCGATCCGAAGCTCTTCAACCAGTATGGCGTAATGCTGGTGAACCCGGCGCGCCACCCGCGCGTGAAGGCGGGCCTCGGCCAGCAGTTCATCGACTGGCTCCTCTCCAAGGAGGGCCAGGCCGCGATCGCCTCCTACAAAATCGGCGGCGAACAGCTCTTCTACCCGAACGCCTCCACGGCGACGAACTGA
- a CDS encoding ATP-binding cassette domain-containing protein, with amino-acid sequence MLDTARAWPVAAGSDDPVLPLRAAGVRVEAGGRALLEGIDLVLEPGRRTVVLGPNGAGKTLLLGVLQALVRPTAGTVTWAGRLPDERRRLRQAYVQQRPVLLRRSALANIEHALAAKGVGRRERRELARAALAAARLSPLAAMPARLLSGGEQQRLALARALALAPEVLYLDEPTASLDPASTLAVEELIAGAAAAGTRIVLVTHDKGQARRHADEIVFMQAGRIVETGPADIFFIAPRTEAARAYLEGRIHLDPRPPSRDGTPC; translated from the coding sequence ATGCTTGACACCGCGCGGGCCTGGCCGGTGGCTGCCGGCTCCGACGACCCGGTGCTGCCCTTGCGGGCGGCCGGGGTGCGGGTCGAGGCGGGCGGGCGGGCGCTCCTCGAGGGCATCGACCTCGTGCTCGAGCCGGGGCGGCGGACCGTCGTTCTGGGCCCCAACGGCGCGGGCAAGACGCTGCTGCTCGGCGTCCTGCAGGCGCTCGTGAGGCCCACGGCCGGAACGGTCACCTGGGCGGGGCGTCTGCCCGACGAGCGTCGCCGGCTTCGCCAGGCCTACGTCCAGCAGCGGCCGGTCCTGCTGCGCCGCTCGGCGCTCGCCAACATCGAGCACGCGCTGGCGGCCAAGGGCGTCGGGCGGCGGGAGCGGCGCGAACTGGCCCGGGCGGCGCTGGCGGCCGCGCGGCTGTCACCGCTGGCCGCCATGCCGGCCCGGCTCCTCTCGGGGGGCGAGCAGCAGCGGCTGGCGCTGGCGCGCGCCCTCGCGCTCGCGCCGGAGGTGCTCTATCTCGACGAGCCTACCGCCAGCCTCGACCCGGCGTCCACGCTGGCGGTCGAGGAGTTGATCGCCGGGGCGGCCGCCGCGGGGACCCGCATCGTCCTCGTCACCCACGACAAGGGGCAGGCCCGGCGCCACGCAGACGAGATCGTCTTCATGCAGGCAGGCCGGATCGTCGAGACCGGCCCCGCCGACATCTTCTTCATCGCCCCCCGCACGGAGGCCGCGCGCGCCTACCTGGAGGGGCGGATCCACCTGGATCCCCGGCCCCCATCAAGAGACGGAACGCCATGCTGA
- a CDS encoding ABC transporter permease: MQDLGSAFLIAADLVLRADPALVAIVALSLKVSLSAVAIACLIGLPFGAWLAVTRFRGRPAVLVALNSCMGMPPVVIGLLVYLVLSNAGPLGALQLLYTPTAMIVAQTLLVAPIVAGLSRQVIEDLDAEYDVYLRSLGLGGAGRLTTLLVDARYSLLTTVLAGFGRAIAEVGAVMIVGGNIDRVTRVMTTAIALETSKGNIALALGLGLVLILVAVAVNAAVMALRATAARSAYA, translated from the coding sequence ATGCAGGATCTTGGAAGCGCATTCCTGATCGCGGCCGATCTCGTCCTGAGGGCGGATCCGGCCCTGGTTGCCATCGTCGCGCTGTCGCTGAAGGTCAGCCTCAGCGCGGTCGCGATCGCTTGCCTTATCGGCCTCCCGTTCGGGGCGTGGCTGGCGGTGACGCGCTTCCGGGGCCGGCCCGCCGTGCTCGTCGCGCTGAACAGCTGCATGGGAATGCCGCCCGTCGTGATCGGCCTCCTCGTCTATCTGGTCCTGTCCAATGCGGGACCGCTCGGAGCCTTGCAACTGCTCTACACCCCGACGGCCATGATCGTCGCGCAGACCCTGCTTGTGGCGCCGATCGTGGCCGGGCTATCCCGGCAGGTGATCGAGGACCTGGACGCCGAATACGACGTCTACCTGCGCTCGCTCGGGCTCGGGGGCGCGGGCCGCCTGACGACGCTCCTCGTGGACGCGCGCTACAGCCTGCTCACCACGGTGCTGGCGGGCTTCGGGCGCGCCATCGCGGAGGTGGGGGCGGTCATGATCGTGGGCGGCAACATCGACCGCGTCACCCGCGTGATGACGACCGCGATCGCGCTGGAGACGTCCAAGGGCAACATCGCCCTGGCGCTCGGCCTCGGGCTCGTCCTGATCCTGGTGGCGGTCGCCGTGAACGCGGCCGTCATGGCGCTGAGGGCCACGGCGGCGAGGTCGGCCTATGCTTGA